One Mycobacteriales bacterium genomic window carries:
- a CDS encoding LytTR family DNA-binding domain-containing protein yields the protein MTSPAPLEGAGLRVLAVDDEPPALDELAYLLRADPRIARVKTATDALTALKSLENDDVDAVFLDIRMPGLSGLELARLLARFAVPPPVVFVTAHDDAAVEAFSLHAVDYLLKPVRAARLAEAVGRVRAARAGAAPSRDESTIAVELGGVTRFLQVSTVRYVEAQGDYARLHTATGSHLVRVPLSALEERWAAVGFIRVHRSYLVAGSAIRELRVEPGGGHSVRVGSGTTAVVLPVSRRLSRDLKDRLVRRARREAEQ from the coding sequence GTGACGTCGCCGGCACCGCTCGAGGGCGCCGGCCTGCGCGTGCTCGCCGTCGACGACGAGCCGCCCGCCCTGGACGAGTTGGCCTATCTCCTGCGCGCCGATCCGCGGATCGCGCGGGTGAAGACGGCGACCGACGCGCTGACGGCACTCAAGTCGCTCGAGAACGACGATGTCGACGCCGTCTTCCTCGACATCCGGATGCCGGGATTGTCCGGGCTGGAGCTGGCCCGACTGCTCGCGCGCTTCGCCGTCCCGCCTCCGGTGGTGTTCGTGACGGCGCACGACGACGCGGCGGTGGAGGCCTTCTCGCTGCACGCCGTCGACTACCTGCTCAAGCCGGTACGCGCTGCGCGGCTGGCCGAGGCGGTGGGTCGGGTGCGGGCGGCCCGCGCGGGTGCTGCCCCCTCCCGCGACGAGAGCACCATCGCGGTGGAGCTCGGCGGCGTCACCCGCTTCCTGCAGGTGTCCACCGTCCGCTATGTCGAAGCGCAGGGGGACTACGCACGGCTGCACACGGCCACGGGCAGCCACCTGGTGCGGGTGCCGCTGAGCGCCCTTGAAGAACGCTGGGCCGCAGTGGGTTTCATCCGCGTGCACCGGTCCTACCTGGTGGCCGGCAGCGCCATCCGCGAGCTGCGGGTCGAGCCGGGCGGCGGGCACTCCGTCCGGGTCGGCAGCGGCACCACGGCCGTCGTCCTGCCGGTGAGCCGCCGCCTCAGTCGCGACCTCAAGGACCGCCTGGTCCGCCGTGCCCGCCGCGAGGCCGAACAGTGA
- a CDS encoding cation acetate symporter, translating to MSVALPLLAVALVVAATIGIGVYGLRLARTTSDFLVASRTVSPLWNASAIGGEYLSAASFLGVAGLVMVYGADALWFPVGFVAGYVVLLLFVAAPLRRSGAYTVPDFAEVRLGSRSLRRLSAVAAVAIGLLYLVPQLHGAGLALRATTGLPVQVGAVLVAVVVTGNVMGGGMRSATFVQAFQYWLKLTSLAVPAVFLLLAWQADGRPALGGPAGPVFTGSTTVSADSPVRFVVEQPVPVLMDGEQRLLGVGPHRLAQGSTIVFPAGAAVPHVEGLEPATGRSWVRPLSGAGGVEHPLYATYALVLATFLGTMGLPHVLVRFYTNPDGRAARRTTLLVLALLGAFYLLPALYGALGRLYVPELLLTGRTDAVVLALPVAALDGTTGLLLQALLVAGAFAAFLSTSSGLLVATAGVLLQDLLPVARNDRPAGRLHGSVRGFRFAAALVGAVSLALALPATALPLAQVVGLAFAVAASTFCPLLVLGIWWRGLTATGATAGLLVGGTLSALAVTATLTGAVAGGWPGALLAQPAAWTVPTAFAVMVGGSLLTRRSVPPDVGRTMLALHAPEALGLPAAPDRSSQLSTARRSQWAFRRIRR from the coding sequence GTGAGCGTGGCGCTGCCGCTGCTCGCCGTGGCGCTGGTCGTGGCGGCGACCATCGGCATCGGCGTCTACGGGCTGCGGCTCGCGCGTACCACCAGTGACTTCCTGGTCGCCTCCCGCACGGTGTCGCCGCTGTGGAACGCCTCCGCCATCGGCGGCGAGTACCTGTCGGCAGCGTCCTTCCTCGGCGTCGCGGGCCTCGTCATGGTCTACGGCGCCGACGCCTTGTGGTTCCCGGTCGGTTTCGTCGCCGGCTACGTCGTCCTGCTGCTGTTCGTCGCCGCACCCCTGCGACGTTCGGGCGCCTACACGGTCCCCGACTTCGCGGAGGTGCGGCTCGGGTCACGCAGCCTGCGGCGGCTGTCCGCCGTGGCCGCTGTCGCCATCGGCCTGCTCTACCTCGTGCCACAGCTGCACGGCGCCGGGCTCGCGCTCCGCGCGACGACCGGCCTGCCGGTCCAGGTGGGAGCGGTGCTCGTGGCGGTCGTCGTGACCGGCAACGTGATGGGCGGCGGTATGCGCAGCGCCACCTTCGTCCAGGCCTTCCAGTACTGGCTCAAGCTCACCTCCCTCGCCGTACCCGCCGTGTTCCTGCTGCTGGCCTGGCAGGCGGACGGCAGGCCGGCGCTCGGGGGGCCCGCCGGCCCGGTCTTCACCGGCAGCACGACGGTGTCGGCCGACAGCCCGGTTCGCTTCGTCGTCGAGCAGCCGGTGCCGGTGCTCATGGACGGCGAGCAACGGCTGCTCGGGGTCGGACCGCACCGCCTCGCGCAGGGCAGCACGATCGTCTTCCCCGCCGGTGCGGCGGTGCCCCACGTCGAGGGACTCGAGCCGGCGACCGGCCGGTCCTGGGTCCGGCCGTTGTCCGGCGCCGGGGGGGTCGAGCACCCGCTCTACGCGACGTACGCCCTCGTGCTGGCGACCTTTCTCGGCACGATGGGTCTGCCGCACGTCCTGGTGCGCTTCTACACCAACCCGGACGGCCGGGCCGCCCGCCGCACGACGCTGCTCGTGCTCGCGCTGCTGGGCGCGTTCTACCTGCTCCCGGCGTTGTACGGGGCGCTCGGGCGCCTCTACGTCCCCGAGCTGCTGCTGACCGGGCGTACCGACGCGGTGGTCCTCGCCCTGCCGGTGGCGGCGCTGGACGGGACGACCGGCCTGCTGCTGCAGGCGCTGCTGGTGGCCGGCGCGTTCGCCGCGTTCCTGTCGACCTCCTCCGGCCTGCTGGTGGCCACCGCCGGTGTGCTGCTGCAGGACCTGCTGCCCGTTGCCCGCAACGACCGCCCAGCCGGGCGGCTGCACGGCTCGGTGCGCGGCTTCCGGTTCGCCGCGGCACTGGTCGGCGCGGTCTCCCTCGCGCTGGCACTGCCGGCGACCGCGCTGCCCCTGGCGCAGGTGGTCGGGCTGGCCTTCGCGGTGGCGGCCTCGACGTTCTGCCCGCTGCTCGTGCTCGGGATCTGGTGGCGCGGCCTCACCGCGACCGGCGCGACGGCTGGTCTGCTCGTCGGCGGCACCCTGTCGGCGCTGGCGGTGACGGCGACGCTGACCGGAGCCGTGGCCGGAGGCTGGCCAGGCGCGTTGCTGGCCCAGCCGGCCGCCTGGACGGTGCCCACGGCGTTCGCCGTCATGGTGGGCGGCTCGCTGCTGACCCGCCGCTCGGTCCCACCCGATGTCGGCCGCACCATGCTCGCGCTGCACGCCCCGGAGGCGCTGGGACTGCCGGCCGCCCCCGACCGCTCGTCGCAGCTTTCGACCGCTCGACGCAGCCAGTGGGCGTTCAGGCGCATCCGCCGCTGA
- a CDS encoding DUF485 domain-containing protein: MTTSEHDRRHATYTPVETSYLVMQESPEFQELRRRYRGWVLPVALGALVWYFAYVALAAYAADFMGQRLVGNINVGLVLGLLQFVSTFAVTALYIRHADKSLDPASQRLREKFEEEAR; this comes from the coding sequence TTGACCACGTCCGAACACGACAGGAGGCACGCGACGTACACGCCGGTCGAGACGAGCTACCTCGTGATGCAGGAGAGTCCCGAATTCCAGGAACTCCGGCGGCGCTACCGCGGCTGGGTGCTGCCCGTCGCGCTGGGTGCGCTCGTCTGGTACTTCGCGTACGTGGCGCTCGCGGCCTACGCGGCCGACTTCATGGGCCAGCGGCTCGTCGGCAACATCAACGTCGGCCTGGTCCTCGGCCTGCTGCAGTTCGTCTCCACCTTCGCCGTGACGGCGCTCTACATCCGGCACGCCGACAAGAGCCTGGACCCTGCGTCGCAGCGCCTGCGTGAGAAGTTCGAGGAGGAGGCCCGATGA